The following coding sequences lie in one Lolium perenne isolate Kyuss_39 chromosome 2, Kyuss_2.0, whole genome shotgun sequence genomic window:
- the LOC127330618 gene encoding fasciclin-like arabinogalactan protein 14, translating into MAPINASFGAAVLSLLFLVSSTAAFNITRILGEFSDFSTLNSLLSQTKLSDEINRRQTITVLAVDNGAMGAISALPSDVQRKVLAVHVVLDYYDADKLRGIKNGSAMLTTMFQSTGQATNRMGFINYTRRADGVMMFGSAEPGASLTSQMVKSVASRPYNISVLQVSSAIVPPSIGSTDGSKAHAPENAHAKAPAPAPTPSTSKKPNAPAPAPAPSDDSSSDGPAAAPGPAADSPDADGPVADSPDADGPSADSPDADGPAGADAPADDSDDTAAATGRVVASAGLGVMALVFMGVSL; encoded by the coding sequence ATGGCTCCGATCAACGCCTCCTTCGGCGCGGCGGTGTTGTCACTTCTTTTCCTGGTGTCATCGACAGCGGCCTTCAACATCACGAGGATCCTCGGCGAATTctccgacttctccaccctcaacaGCCTTCTTTCCCAGACGAAGCTGTCCgacgagatcaaccggcggcagaCGATCACCGTGCTGGCAGTCGACAACGGCGCGATGGGCGCCATCTCGGCCCTCCCCTCGGACGTCCAGCGGAAGGTGCTCGCGGTGCACGTCGTCCTGGACTACTACGACGCCGACAAGCTCCGCGGCATAAAGAACGGCTCCGCCATGCTGACGACGATGTTCCAGTCCACCGGACAGGCCACCAACCGGATGGGCTTCATCAACTACACCAGGCGCGCCGACGGCGTGATGATGTTCGGCTCCGCCGAGCCCGGCGCATCGCTGACGTCCCAGATGGTGAAGTCCGTGGCTTCCCGGCCCTACAACATCTCCGTGCTGCAGGTCAGCTCCGCGATCGTGCCGCCCAGCATCGGCTCCACCGACGGCAGCAAAGCTCACGCTCCGGAGAACGCCCATGCTAAGGCCCCCGCACCGGCACCCACGCCGTCGACGAGCAAGAAGCCAAACGCCCCTGCCCCGGCTCCAGCCCCTTCCGACGATTCTAGCTCTGACGGACCTGCTGCTGCACCTGGCCCGGCGGCAGACTCGCCCGACGCGGACGGTCCGGTGGCAGACTCGCCCGACGCGGATGGCCCGTCGGCAGATTCGCCGGATGCAGATGGCCCGGCAGGCGCCGATGCACCGGCAGATGACAGCGACGATACCGCGGCCGCCACGGGCAGGGTGGTTGCCAGTGCTGGTTTAGGTGTCATGGCGCTTGTGTTCATGGGTGTTTCGCTCTGA